GGGCTACGATGGATGTCTTATCTCGCGGAAGTGCCGTGCAAGCTCCTAGAGATCGGTTGAAGCGCAAAAGTTGGCTTAGACACGTGGATATTGTTGACCATGTTCagctattattattcccAGCGGATCAAGGTTACTGTATGCAATTCCCGCTCAACTTCTCATAACAGTGGACGGCAGCCACAACCAAGGGAATGGTCTGATATAAACTCGGCAAGACCTTCTTGAATAGGTTATGATAAGCATGTCCATTCGAACGTTTTTGCTTTTTTAGCCTGCGCTAAGCTGGTTGCGTATCTTGTCTACATCTTCGCAGCAATCGCGCTACCACCGTCCACCGTGATTGTCGCGCCATTGATGTATGCACCAGCCCGACTGCTGAGGAAAAGGCAAGCACCGGCGACATCCTGAGGCGTGCCAATACGGCCCAGTGGGTTAGCGCCTTCAATAGCATCCCGAAATTTCTCCAAGGTGGCGGCCATCATCTTGCTCTCGAAGGGACCGCAAGCAAGGGTGTTGGATCTGTCAAAAAGCCATGTTAGTTTCCTTTTTCGACGCAAGTAACTAGCATAAGGTGTACGGACGTGATATTCCTCTTGCCAAGGTGATGCGCGAGGACACGGCTCAGATGATGTAAGCCAGCCTTGCTCGCGCTGTATGCGAACGTCTCCAGAGCCGGAACCCTCAATCCATCAATGCTACCAATGTTAATGATACGGGCTGGATCATTCGGCGCACCGGCCTTCTCGAGAAGTGGCGTAAGGAGCTTGGTGAGATCAAAGACTCGGTGCAGGTTCAGAGTGAGAACTCTGGTCCATGCAGACGAGGGATACTCATCGTAAGGAGCACCCCAGTTTGACCCGGAGTTGTTCACGAGGACATGAAGCTCTGATAGAGCATGAGATTAGCCTTCCGCCTGAGCAGGGGCCCCCCAAAACCAACTTACTGCTTTCGCGCTTCGCAATCTCCTCAGCTAGCTTCTGgcattcctcctccttgtAGAAGTTCGCGGGAATAGCATACGCCTTTCCCCGGCCAATAGCATTCAGCTCCTGCACAGCCTTCTCGCAAGCCTTGGCATCCCGAGACGAGATGTAAACTGTTGCGCCGTTGGTGACGTAACCTTCGGAGATCATACGCCCAATGCCTTTGGCTCCGCCGGTGACCAGCACCACTTTGCCCTACATAAATGTTAGCAATATGCAGAATGTTGGTGCGTAGGCGAAGAGAACCACTACTAACCTCCACATTGAAGAGACTCTGGGTATCCATTACAATAGTGCAAAACGAGATGCTGGTGggaaaatagaaaaagaaCGAGGATAATGAATTTCGAAAAAATGTTTCAAGGAAGACCTGTCTTCACCATGATCGAGGCGAGGGAAGCCCTCCTCATATAGTCTAGCTATGATGCTTATCCGACGACCGAGAGACTCTTGCACGGCTTGGCGAAGAATACCGAGGCTGTTCGGAGCGGGAACAACAGAAGCACCGACACATAGACACTATGCCTAATTTAGCACAATCCAGGGCCGTCTGAGCGTTTGTGCGGGGAGGGGCGAATGCTGTTTGATGATTATTCTTCGAGCGCTGCAATTGTTCTACAGTTGTATGGCGTTGGTCCCATAGATGGCATTACCGATCTCAGCATCTCTTAATTGATAACATTTATTTGTCGCATATTTACTCAGTTTAGACTTGCTTCATACCCAAAGATCatagattttttttttttttttgctttaCCTTGCATTTTGCTTGCGTTTATCTAAAAATGGAAGAACTATTAGCGAAACATCgcaaggagcagaaagaTCTTCAGGCCCGCATCacgcagaagaagaaagcagctACAAAGAAGACACG
The Aspergillus fumigatus Af293 chromosome 4, whole genome shotgun sequence DNA segment above includes these coding regions:
- a CDS encoding short chain dehydrogenase/reductase family, whose product is MDTQSLFNVEGKVVLVTGGAKGIGRMISEGYVTNGATVYISSRDAKACEKAVQELNAIGRGKAYAIPANFYKEEECQKLAEEIAKRESKLHVLVNNSGSNWGAPYDEYPSSAWTRVLTLNLHRVFDLTKLLTPLLEKAGAPNDPARIINIGSIDGLRVPALETFAYSASKAGLHHLSRVLAHHLGKRNITSNTLACGPFESKMMAATLEKFRDAIEGANPLGRIGTPQDVAGACLFLSSRAGAYINGATITVDGGSAIAAKM